Within Schaalia sp. HMT-172, the genomic segment CGAACACGCAGCCGAGCGGGAGGCCGAGCAATCCGCTCAGCAGGAAGCCGACACGCAGGAGCAGGGGCCCCAAACCCCCACCAGCCGAGGTGCCAACGCGCCGACCAACACCCCCGCCACCGACCAGGTCATCGTCTACGTCTCGGGGGCAGTCACGACCCCCGGAGTCCTCACCCTGCCCGCCTCCTCCCGCGTCGTCGACGCCATCACCGCCGCCGGTGGAGCACGCGAGGACGCCAACCTCGACACGATCAACCTCGCGCGCCCACTCGTCGACGGAGAACACATCCACGTCGGACTCATCGGGGAACCCGAGACAACCACAGCGCCAGGCGAGGCCCCCACGCAGGCATGCGTGCGCCTCGACACCGCCACCGCCACCGACCTGCAAACACTGCCCGGAATCGGCCCTGCCCTGGCCGCCCGCATCATCGACTACCGCACAACCCACCCCCACATCTCCTCCGTCGACGCGCTCGACGAGGTGCCTGGCATCGGCCCCAGCCTCATCGAAAAAATACGACCCGGAGTGTGCCCATGACCGACACCCGCGCCCCACGCATGGTCGACCTCCGCCTCATGCCCACAGCGATCGCCGCCTGGGCCGCCAGCTGGTGGGCTACCGCCCACCCCGTCCCCTGGCCGCTCATTGCCGCCTGTGCGCTCGCGGCCACCGCATGCGCCGCCTCCTACGCGTGGACACACAGGCACTCCCGACCTCCCCGGCACGCCCTCACCCCACCCCGATCCCTCCGCCTGGCCTCCGCCCTCCTCCTGGCCGCCACCGCCTGCGCGCTCGCTGTCTCGTCGGAGGCGGGCCGCTCCTACCTGGCTGATCCGGCTCGCACGGGCTCCGGGCCCATCCACGCGAAGGTACTCCTGATGCGCGACCCCGCCCCGGCCTCGTCGGGCTTTTCAACGAGGCGCCGAGCACGCGTCACGATCCTCGCAGTCTCAGTGGGACAGCGGTGGCTGACCTCCGGCGCCACCGCCCTGGTCAGCGCTCCCTCATGGCGGGACGCCGCCCGCGGCGACGTGTACGAGCTCGAGGGGAGCCTGGACACCACATTCGCCGCAGAGGCACCATCCGTGGGGGCGATCCGAGCCCGCAGCGCCCGACTCGTCGAGCGCCCCGGCGGACTCGACGCCTGGAGACGCGACACGCACCGGGCCTTCACGGACGCGTGCCAGACCCTGCCCCGTGACGCGCGCGGACTCGTCCCAGGAATGTCCATCGGCGACGACCGACTGATGCCCTCCGACCTCGACGACGCCATGACAGCCACCTCCCTGACACACCTGACGGCCGTGTCCGGCTCCCACATCGTCATCATCCTGGCCACTCTCAACCTCCTCCTGCCCGCGCGCAAGCCCCTGCGCGTCGGAGCTACGATCCTCGTCCTGGGCACCATCGTCGTGCTCGTCGGCCCCGAAGCATCCGTGCTCCGATCCGTCTGCGTCGCCTCGATCGCCGCCCTAGGCCTGGTACTCGGACGCGAAGGACAAGCCATCGCAGCACTGTGCGCGGTCGTCACCGCGACACTCCTCATCGACCCATGGGCCTCCCGATCCTACGGATTCGCGCTGTCCGCGCTCGCGGCCCTGGCCGTCGTAGGCCCCTCCGCCGCTCTCGCACGAGGGGTCAAGCGGCGTGTCAGGGGCGACACGCGGGTCGGGAAAGCCCTGCGCCGCCTGGCCGAACTGGTGTGCGTGCCCGCCCTGGCCGAGCTGTTCACCGCGCCCCTCATCGTCTCCCTGTCCGGCACCGTCCCCGTGTGGGGGATTGGCGCCAACGTCGCCGCCGAGCCCGCGGTGCCCGTGGCTACGCTCGCGGGCCTGTCGGGTGCTCTCCTCGCGCCGATCAGCCCTCCCATGTCGAGCGCCTGTGCGCGCGTCGCCTCCTGGGCGACCGGCTGGATTGCTGGAGCCGCACGATTCTTCGCCGGGATGCCCGGAGCGGGGCTTCGGGTGCCCGGCGGGGGAGCGACACTCCTGAGCATCTACGGGTGCGCGGGACTTGGATGGGTGGCGTGGCGGGCGTGGAAACGCTGGGTGTTGCCCCGCACGGACGAGGCCCGGGACCCGTGAGCGGCTCGCGGGGTTGGGGTATCTCGGCGGG encodes:
- a CDS encoding ComEA family DNA-binding protein gives rise to the protein MNPPRWLARRRMAALTKAVYDSALQEDEPPEPTALRLLPGGATAAALLIVLVLLACIGVWRHATAAEHAAEREAEQSAQQEADTQEQGPQTPTSRGANAPTNTPATDQVIVYVSGAVTTPGVLTLPASSRVVDAITAAGGAREDANLDTINLARPLVDGEHIHVGLIGEPETTTAPGEAPTQACVRLDTATATDLQTLPGIGPALAARIIDYRTTHPHISSVDALDEVPGIGPSLIEKIRPGVCP
- a CDS encoding ComEC/Rec2 family competence protein, producing the protein MTDTRAPRMVDLRLMPTAIAAWAASWWATAHPVPWPLIAACALAATACAASYAWTHRHSRPPRHALTPPRSLRLASALLLAATACALAVSSEAGRSYLADPARTGSGPIHAKVLLMRDPAPASSGFSTRRRARVTILAVSVGQRWLTSGATALVSAPSWRDAARGDVYELEGSLDTTFAAEAPSVGAIRARSARLVERPGGLDAWRRDTHRAFTDACQTLPRDARGLVPGMSIGDDRLMPSDLDDAMTATSLTHLTAVSGSHIVIILATLNLLLPARKPLRVGATILVLGTIVVLVGPEASVLRSVCVASIAALGLVLGREGQAIAALCAVVTATLLIDPWASRSYGFALSALAALAVVGPSAALARGVKRRVRGDTRVGKALRRLAELVCVPALAELFTAPLIVSLSGTVPVWGIGANVAAEPAVPVATLAGLSGALLAPISPPMSSACARVASWATGWIAGAARFFAGMPGAGLRVPGGGATLLSIYGCAGLGWVAWRAWKRWVLPRTDEARDP